One Desulfurobacteriaceae bacterium genomic window, TTTAAGATTTTTCTAACTTCCGAAATAGCTTTCCTTGGAATAAGTGCTTGGAACTCTGGGGCATTCACCTTTATTTCGTAGAGAGCAAGTCTATGTCCATCGGTAGCAACTGCATGAAGTTTGTCTCCAAAGGACTTTAAGAAAACTCCCGTTAAGATGTAGCGTGCTTCGTCTTTACTTGCCGCATAAGCGGTTTTCTTTATCGCTTTTTCAAACTCATCCGTAGGTATAGCGATGTCAAAATTCTCTGGAACGGTAATTTCTGGAAACTCCTCAGCTTCTAGGGTAGCTAAAGAGAACTTTGACTTTGCAGTTTTAACTAAGAGTTTATTTTCGTTTAAGGAAATTTCCATTTCCATATCGCTAAGATTAGAAATAAGCTTTGTGAACTTTTGGGCGTTTACGGTGGTTTTTCCTGCCTCAACAACTTCGCAGTCTTCAACAATGACTGATGCTCCAATTTCAAGGTTTGTGGCAGTTAGCTTTAGACTATTCCCTTCAGCTTCAAGCAAGAAGTTAGAGAGGATCGGGATTGTTCCTTTTTTGTCGGCAGCGGAAAAAATTTTTTTCGCGGCTTCTTTAATATTATTACTACTATTAATCCTTATTATCATTCTTTAACCTCCTACATAATAATTCTTAATTATAAGTAGTAATAATAGTTAATAATAGTATAGGCTGTGGAATTGTGGATAACTTTGAAAAGTTGTTGACTTT contains:
- the dnaN gene encoding DNA polymerase III subunit beta, producing MIIRINSSNNIKEAAKKIFSAADKKGTIPILSNFLLEAEGNSLKLTATNLEIGASVIVEDCEVVEAGKTTVNAQKFTKLISNLSDMEMEISLNENKLLVKTAKSKFSLATLEAEEFPEITVPENFDIAIPTDEFEKAIKKTAYAASKDEARYILTGVFLKSFGDKLHAVATDGHRLALYEIKVNAPEFQALIPRKAISEVRKILKDGDEVLLALLENKIYFKVGNTLMWSSLIEGEYPDYLAVIPGSNPLCVEVDKEELLSALKEISAIYDKEEVRAVIVNLTSGNMKLTAKKLDGEVDEEAEVILPADYSQDEFEIGFNINHLLESVSSFDESLIKIYMDSPTSPVLVVGDEEPQLKNVIMPMKV